From the genome of Acinetobacter sp. TR3:
TTACGTCACTTTGATCAAGCTAAGATTTACTCGATGATTACATGGGGCAAATTAATGAAACATGGCTGTGTAATTCAGTCAGTTTTTATACCTTAATCGACATTCTTTAGCTTTTTTTTGCATAAGTAAATCACTATTCATCACAACGAGTTATCTAAAAAAAGCATAAGATATGCTGGTTTTTGCATATTTAGGCATATTGATTATGTTTGGTCCTGTTGAATTTATTCTAGCTGGGGTGTTGGTTGGTTTCTGTGTAGGAATCACTGGTGTTGGTGGTGGCTCATTAATGACCCCTATTTTGATTAGTTTATTCAAAATTGAACCTCACATTGCAATCGGTACAGACCTGTTATATGCCTCTATTTCTAAATTTTGCGGTTCAATGGTACATGCTAAAAAACTAAATATTGTATGGCCAATTGTACTTTGGCTTGCACTTGGAAGTATTCCTGCATCTTTTGCCACATCTTGGGTTTTAGAACATTATTTGAGCCAATCAACGCATTATAAAGCTGTGCTGACTATGGTCTTAGGCTTTATGTTGACCTTGACAGGTATCTCGATTGTATTTCGTAGCCAAATTGAAAAGTTCTTTGATCGTTTCCGTAATCGTGAACAAGCAAATATGGAAAGTGAACAACATGCCCTCCAGCATAAACGCTTATATATCGTCATCATGGGCATGGTTTTAGGTATTTTCGTTACCCTATCTTCTGTAGGCGCTGGTGCATTTGGGATTATGGCGCTCGTAATTATGTTCCCTAACTTACCGATGATTCGTATTATTGGTTCAGATGTCGTACATGCTGTCTTATTAACAGCTGTTGCTGGTTTGAGTCATATGTCTTCAGGTAATGTCGACTTTCATTTATTAATGTGGTTACTTGTTGGTTCTATTCCTGCAATCATTGTCGGAACTTTGATTAGTTCGCGTATGCCAGAAAGACTTATTCGTAGAATCTTAGGTATTACGTTATTTGCCCTTGGTGTTAACTTTATGGTTAATCCAGTTAAGGCAAAACCTAAACCAGTTGAAACCCATAAAGTTGCTGTTGTTCAACAAACAAGCCATTCATCTAGTATGGTTTAATTCTGAAAAAGCCGATTGTTTTCCGCAATTTTTGCGAATCGATAGTTAATCAATCGGCTTTTCATGCTATATTCGTAGACAAAATAACCTCTTCTTTCGATTGAATTTGTGACAGCAATGAATACTCTACAGTCAAATCCAGTTTCTCAGCCAGATATCGACGACGTTAATATTAAAAGCATTCAAACCTTAATTACCCCTGCGGAACTGAAAGCTGATCTTCCTTTATCTGAAGCTGCATCTCAAACTGTGTTACAAGGACGTGCAACTGTACGTAATATTTTAGACGGCAATGACAAACGTTTGTTTGTGGTGATTGGACCTTGTTCAATCCATGATGTTAAAGCTGCAAATGAATATGCTGATCGCTTAAAAGAATTAAGTGAAAAAGTAAAAGATACTTTATACCTTGTGATGCGTGTATATTTTGAAAAACCACGTACGACAGTCGGTTGGAAAGGTCTAATCAACGATCCAGATATGAATGACTCTTTCAATATTGAAAAAGGTTTACATATTGGTCGTGGGCTTTTACTTGAATTAAATGAAAAAGGTTTGCCATGTGCGACCGAAGCACTTGATCCAAATTCTCCACAATATTATCAAGATTTGATTTCTTGGTCTGCGATTGGCGCACGTACTACAGAAAGCCAAACACACCGTGAAATGTCTTCTGGTTTATCATCTCCTGTTGGGTTTAAAAACGGTACAGATGGTGGTTTAACGGTTGCGACCAATGCTATGCAATCGGTTAAGCACGGTCATAGCTTCCTCGGCTTAAATGAAAATGGTCAGGTTGCAATTATCAATACCAATGGTAATCCTTATGCGCACGTTGTTTTACGTGGTGGTAATGGTAAACCAAACTATGATGCTTCATCGGTTGCTGAGGCAGAGGCTGCTTTAGCTAAAGCAAAAGTAAGTAACAAAATCATGATTGATACCAGTCATGCGAACTCAAATAAAGACCCATACTTACAACCATTGGTTCTCAAAAACATCACAGAGCAAATTCTTGATGGTAATAAATCAATCGTCGGTATCATGGTTGAAAGTCATCTTAAAGGCGGTCGTCAGGATATTCCTGAAAACCTTTGTGATCTGGTATATGGTCAATCTGTGACTGATGGCTGTATCGATTGGGATACAACAGAAAAAGCATTGTTAGAAATGCATGAAGCATTAAAAGATGTTTTGCCAAATCGTTAATCTTTAAGTAGATGTAAAGCAGGCTCTCATGAGCCTGTTTTTATTTTTAAATTTTCCATTAAAGTTTCATGACTCACTAGATCTAAAATTACTTTTTCAATATTCGCCCTATTTACGTTTGGGATTACAATTAAATTTTGTTCTATAAAATATTGACTGGAATGCAAATCATCATTTATGGTTTGCATCAAACGAACAGGGTCATAGAAAACTAATTCATAATTCATAATTCTTATTTCTATACGTTAATACTAAAATAATCCATCCTTTAGATTCAAACACTGATTCTTCGTCACCGAAAAAATCTTGAAAATTTATGCGGTATTCTGCCATATATTTGTGTTCTTAAATATCGGATTTGTTTTGAACTGTAACATTTTTTTAATTATACTGCTGCCATATTTCCCCTACGTCGTATCGCTGATATGAAGTCCAGTTTTCGTCAACACTTGCTAAAGTGGCGTGCCTCATTCGGTGCGATTACTTTGCTTTGTTTACTCTGGCATATCTTCTTACCAACGATGGTACATACTGGCGTCGTACCTGCACTCTATGCAATGCCTACACATTGCCAAGTTACAGAGATTAAAAATAGTTTGATGTTGTCTGAATCTCATTCAAGTCACCATCACGCTATGCATGAAATGCATCATCAACAGCATTTACAATCGACTGCGCATGATCAACTGAGTGACTATGCAAAAGAGGTTTTTGCCCTTGCTAGTCAAATCATGAAGCATTGTCCTTTATGTACACATGGTTTAGATGCTGTTGCAATTATTCCTTTAATTGCATTTATTTTAATCTTTGTACTGGCTTGGTTTAGTCGTGTGCGATGTCTATGTTATACGTGGTCAGAAGATCTGCATATTCCACGTATCTTCTATATTTTCCCGATTAAACAAGCTCCTCCACTTGCTCTATAAAATGCTTTTTTAACATTTCGTATCCAGTGAATCACTGCGGTACAGCCTCGTTTATTGCTTTTATAGAGTTAAATATGAATACTCAATTTCGTTTGTCAGTATTAACGGCTGCATGTCTATCGATTACCTACAGCTCAATCACTCTTGCTGAAACAGCTTCTGAAAATGAAACAAAAACCCTAGCTACAATCGTAGTCACAGCAAGTCGTGAAGGAGAATCTATAAATAATACTCCTGCTGCGATTAGCAAAATTAGTAGCCAAGATATAGATGATAAACATGCCACATTCATTGGTCAGTTAGTTAATCAAACTCCAGGTGTCTTAATGAACAACTTGGGCAACGAACAACATATGATGTCGATTCGTCAACCCATCACCACTTCTGCTGTTTATCAATATTTGGAAGATGGCATTTCGATCCGCCCAGTCGGTGTGTTTAACCACAATGCTTTATATGAAGTAAATCTAGCTGGAATTGATAGCATTGAAATTTTGCGTGGCCCAGCAAGTAGCTTGTATGGAAGTAACGCAATTGGTGGCACGATTAATTTCCTCACCAAAGCACCGAGTTTAACCCCAACTGCTGATTTAGGTGTGAGTGCAAGCTCTGAAGGTTATCGCCGTTTAGACTTAGGTGCATCCAATACGTTTGATACAGAGTATGGTGAACATGGTTTAAGACTGTCTGCCTATGCCAGTGATCGTGGTGATAGCTGGCAAGATCATGCTGAAAGTAATAAGCAAAGTGTGACCTTAAGACATGATTGGCGCATATCAGATGCCACTCAAATCAAAAATATTTTCAGCTACAACCATTTAAAAACCGATATGACGGGTAGCCTTAATGCAAATGATTTTAGCAAACGTCCAGGTTATAGCTATCAAACATTTACATATCGAGAAGTAGACTCAACCCGTCTTTCATCACAGATTAACCATCAATGGGATGATCAGCAACAAAGTCAATTGACCGTCTATTATCGCGATAATACAACCGATCAAAATCCAAGTTATAACATTCGTACGGATGCTGATAAGAATGGTATACCAACAGGAACTTATAGTGGTCAAACCACTTATAATGCTTTTCAATCTTATGGCTTAAATTTACAGCATTCCATTAATTTGGATCAGGTGAAATTGATCATCGGAGCAATGGCAGATCATTCGCCGAACCAAGCTCAAACCAATGATATTGAAGTCTTTCGCGATCCAAAAACGCTAGTTTATACGGGTTTCAAACAACGTCAGTTATTACGTGATTTCAACGTTGATGTCAATAACCAAGCATTGTATACACAAGCAAATTGGCAAGCTTTGCCGAATCTAAATTTGGTTGGTGGTGCACGCTATGATTGGATCGGTTATGACTTTGATAACAAGCTTGTTCCCTCTAAAGTTACAGGTGCGCCAGATGAAAAACGTAGTTTTCACAAGGCAAGCCCTCAACTTGGTTTTGTATGGAATATCTCACCTGAATTAGATCTGTATAGCAATTGGTCACAAGGTTTTGTGCCACCAGAGGTTAGTGGTTTATATGGCGCAAATCTGGTCACACCAAACTTAAAAGAAGCTACATTTAATAATATTGATGCGGGTTTACGTTTCAAAGTTTTAGATGACCGACTGGATGGAGAAATTACCTTATATCGTTTACAAGGTAAGGATGAAATAATTAGTTATACAAAAATTGAAAATACACGTGAAATACGTGAACCTCGCAATGCAGGCAAAACCTTACATCAAGGCATCGAAATTGGTGGGACTTGGAAAATCAGTGAACTGTATGACCAGCGTTTGAAGCTATCTGGAAGTTTTGCAGAACATAAGTACAAAGAATGGCAGCCATCTTCAACACTTAATTATAGTGATAATACGATGGCAAACTCTCCAAAAAGTTTTGGCACGATTGAGTATCAAATCAAACCTATTCCAGCATTATTACTTTCGGCTGAAGGTGTTTATGTCGGTTCATATTGGATTGATGATGCTAATACTGAAAAATATGATGGGCATACCATTCTAAATTTACGTGCCAATTATCGTAAAAATGCTTATGAGGTTTATGGACAAATTCTTAATGTAGCTGATGTCCATTATGCGGAAAGTACTTCATATAGCAGTAATCAAGCTAGTTATACGCCTGCAGCACCACGAACCTATTTATTAGGTTTACGTTATCATTTTGGAAAATAAATAATGAATGCCAATCAACTTAAGAAGTTACTGAAATTTCATCGTAGCTTTGGAATGGTTCTTGGCATTCTCGTTTTGATGTGGTCTTTAACAGGTGTGTTGCATCCAATTATGAGTGCAACACAACCTCAACCCGTCAAAAGAATGCCTCCACCTCAGCAACTGAATTTAACAAATGCTTTGCCTGCACCTTTGGTTTTACAGCAGTATAAAATTGAAAAATTTTCAGCACTACAAACCATTCAATTACAACCTGAACTTGTGGCTTATCGAGTTTTACAACCAAATCAAACCATTGCGGAGTATTTTGATAGTCAATCGGGTCAACTCATTGAGTATGCCGAGCAACAAGATGCAAAACGTCTTGCGATTTGGTATACAGGTTTAGCCAAACAACAGATCGTTTCGACTGAACTGATCACTGAGTTTAGTGATGATTATCCAAGCGTGAATCGTTTATTGCCTGTTTGGCGTGTAAGCTTTGATAATGGTTTAAGAGCTTATGTCGATCCATCACAATCTCGATTAGCCACACTATCCAATGACCAAAAAATGTGGATGGCGAAAATATTTCGTTTAGGTCATACATGGACCTGGAACGATCAACCGTGGACAGGACAAAGTATACTGATGCAAATTGCCTTAATTGGCATTTTAGTGCTGACTTGTATGGGTATTGGATTATTTTTTAGGATTCGTAATCGTCAAAACCATCGTTTAGCTCACAAGCCGATTCGCTTTTTACATCGCTATTTGGGCATCAGTTTAAGTGTATTTATCTTGCTATGGGTATTCAGTGGTTTCTATCATGTTTGGCATAAAAAATCTGAGATTGTGAACATTCAGCCGATGTTTTATACACAGGATTTAAGTGCTGTCGCATGGAAAACGGCTGTTCAACAGCCAATACAACGCCTTAACCTTGTACCGATCTCCTTTGGTCAAGATCATGCTCAAGCAGGTTGGATAGTTCAATTGACAGGCAAACCACAGCTACAAGGCAGCATGACCGCAGCCAAAGAACATGATCATAATCATCATGCCAAAAGTGCTGCCCCTGCAATTGAATTGATTGATGCGAATACCGCGACAAAATTAAATACGCTTGAGCAAAGTAAGCAGTTGGCTGCCGACTATTTACATTTACCAGTGGGTCACTTTACTCAAAGCTCTTGGGTCACCAGTTTTGGTGGTGAATATGGTTTTATCAATAAGCGTTTACCCGTAGTAAAAGTTGAAAGCAATTTAAGTGATCAACTCAGGCTATATATTGAACCAAGTAGCGGTGTGATTGCCGCGCAAGTCACTCAACAAGATGCTTTAGAAGGTTTTAGTTTTGCTTATCTACATAAATGGACATGGCTACCACTAGATAAAACACTCAGGGATATCTTGTTAGGTAGTATTGCTGGACTTATCGCTTTATTGGTGATCTTAGGTTGTAGATTAGCAGCCCGAAAAGCATCCTAAGTTCTGTGTTGATCCTTCTTAATTTAAGGAGGATCAATTTTTTAGAATTAAACCCATCAAATATAAAATGAAGCCATCACAAAACTTAGCATTAATCCTGTCTCAATCAGCTCAATTGCAGCACCAACAGTATCACCAGTAATCCCACCAATTCTTTTGATAAATAAAGCTCTTAAATAAAATAATACAGTAATAAAGCAGATAAAAGTCACCAACCCCAACCATTTAAACATACAAAGTAATGAAATTGTAATGACAAAAACAGCCCATGTAAGTTTCTTTGGAATAAAATCAGTAATTGAACGTCCTAGCCCTTTATCACGAACATAAGCTGAGGTTAAAAATAAAAATAATGGAACACTACGCCCAAGCATTGGAACTAGAATCAAAAAAGTATTGAGATGCTGCTCAAGCAGCACATACAGCGTAGCAAATTTAAGTAAACAAACAGCAACCAGACTCAGCACACCGATTGGACCGCAGCTTGGATCTTTCATAATTTTGAGTGTACGTTCAGGATCACCAAAACCACCCACCCAAGCATCTGCTGTATCGGCTAAACCATCAAGGTGAAGCCCACCTGTAAGCCATATCCATAACACTAAAATGATACTGGCAATCAATAAAATTGGCAGTTTGACTAAAATCACAGAGACACCAAATAGAATAAGTCCGATCAACAAACCCACAAATGGATAAAACAAAATCGCTTGACCATTTTGCTTTGCACTTGGCATTGTTTTTAATTCAATGGGCAAAACCGTTAAAAATTGCAAAGCAATCCAAAAAGCCGTCATGCAAGAAATCTCAGTCAAACAATATTGATGATTTACAGATTATGAAGAAACAAAAATGGGAATAGAACCCTATTCCCAAATTAAAATGATGAATCAACTAGATTATTGAATTTGATAACATTGTTTTAGTTTCAAATAATCATAATAGAAACTGTTGGTACTATATTGTGCATATTTACATGATGGTTTAAACAAGGTCTCTTTTTCATTGTAGAGCATTTTTACCAAAGTTGTGCCTTGAGCATTTTGGTAAATATCCCACTGTAAATTCGCAGCCATTGGTGATACCACTTCACCTCTCCACGTACTATTGCTGTAGTTATAGGTTTGACGTAAAGGTAAAGGCTGCATCATGTTGTCATGTAACTCCAAACTGGTCGCCAGTGGAATAATGATTTCTGCATGTGCGAAGCTTAACACAGCACGGTGGGACTGTTGTTTATCGACAATTGCATCTACTTGCTTAAACAAATCTTGTTTTAGACCTTGAGCAATGTTACTGGTGACAGCATTTGATTCTTGAAAGCTTGGCCCTTTTTCATAAAAATCATTTGCATCGTTAAATTCAGCATAGAATTTTGCTGCATCTACAGGCATATATTGATCAAAATTCATACCCTTTAATTCAAGCTGCATACCACCAGAAATTGAATACAACTCATAAAGATAAGCTGCTGCATCCACAGCACTTGCAATGGTATTTTTTCCTTTCCCTTTTTCTGTAATGGTCTCACCTTTTGGCGATGTCACGGTATAAGTGCCGCTATTACTGAAAGTATAACCAGTCGTACCTAATTTTTTGATAAAGTCAGGCTTAAAAATTGGGTTAAGCACGCTCAGTGCAATTTGCTGTGCGCGTGTATCTTTTGCCAAATCATTTAACTTATTTTTTAGATATACATCTTCAGCTTCAAATTTTTGATAGGCTTGACTTGCATCATAGATTGCTTGTTGTTGTGTTGATAATGGTTTAAGCAAATCTTGATCTTTATTCAAGCTATGGAAATAAAGTTTAAAACGATCTACGCCGCCATCCTCAATAGATGGGATACTCGTACTGGTTAAACTGGTATATGAAACAGGTGTAACTTGATTTTTCAATTGGGGTTGCTGTTGAATCAATTCAGCAGTAAAGAACTTGGCACTATCCACCGCACGATCTACGCCTGAGCTTTGAACTAAAATAGATTCAGGTTGTGTCGCTGCTGTTTTAAATAGCTCAGGTAAACGCTGTAAAAGACGGTCTGCGATGCCACGATGTTCTTGAATACCGAGCATCGTTTCATTGCCATATCCATACTGACGGATTCCGTCCACCCCATAACCAAGCAGGATATTGGCTTTCATCATACTTTCTAAATCGGCACCTAGTTTCTCACCTAAAGGCGTTAAAGCATTCTCAGCCTTGGCTTGTTTCCATAAATTATAAAGTGCCAAGTCATATTTAATACTCGATAATCCTCTTGAGCCATGACGTGCCACTAACTCAGTGAAAACAGGTTTAAAACCTTGTGGAATTGCTTCGTATTTTTTAAGGTCTTGTTGAGGTTGATATGGTGTTTTGGTTTGATAATATTTTGATGAGGTATTTTGTTCAGGGCTAGACTGTGATTGTTGCTCATTATTATCACATGCTGCCAATAAGATACTTGCACATAACAGACTGCTTTTAAATAAAATATTCATGAATAGACATTACTTATCGTTTAAGAAATGCCCTGTATCATAGGCAGTGACAATGACAGTCCGATTACAGTTTTATGGCAGTGTGTGATGATCGAAAAATCTCTTATTACTTATTTATCAATGTTTTTCTTCAAAATACATCTTATCTAATCTTTTAGAGCATTCAAGTTGATAGAGCTTGCCCAGTTCGGCAGGCATTTTTAATAAATCATCTAGGTTTTGTTTTTGCGCTAAACAGGTAAGTAATTTGATCACCCCACCATGTGTGACTACTAAAGCCTTGTTCCAATCCTGTCGTTGCATTTGCTCGTAAATTTCATCAAACCCACACATGACTCGCTGCTTGAATTGAATCAAAGACTCACCATTTGGCGCATGATATTGCGTAGGAAATTGCCAAAAATTTGCTAATCGCTCAGGTTCGGCTTCATAAATGGCTTGGGTTGAAATACCCTCCCAATCACCAAAATACATTTCTTTGATATGCTCATTGACCCACATTGGCAATCCGAGTTGATCTGCCAAATGCTCTGCAAAGCGACGACAACGCCGCAAAGGTGAACTGATAATCACATCCCAATCCACTGGAGTAGTCATGTACTGCTGAATGGTTGATTGCATTTGCAACCAACCCTGTTCAGTCAAATCATCATCCAAGTGCCCACGTAGCGTATGGCTTAAAGTCGTTTCACCATGTCGCAGTAAATCAATCTGCAACTTTGTCACCTGTTACTGCCGCTTCCGCAAAAGTTGCCATTTGATTATGCAATACACAAGCAAGTTGGATCATAGATAATGCCGCACCAGCACCACTGCCTTCCCCTAAACGTAAATTCATTTTGAGGATTGGCTGTGCTGCAAGTTCTTTTAAGATACGTTGATGACCATATTCTGCTGATTGATGTCCAAATAACATCCATTCACGACTCTGTGGTTGAATACGCACCGCACATAAAGCTGCAACTGAACTGATAAAACCATCCACCACAATCGGCAAACCAATTTGCGCACAACGTAAATAAGCCCCTGTCATCGCTGCTATTTCTAAGCCACCAACAGCGGCTAGAATTTTCAAAGCATCATTCGCAACATGAGGTCTATGGAGCTTGACCGCTTGATCAATGACTTTAATTTTATGTTGTAATTGTTCAATATTGATTCCAGTGCCTAAGCCTGTAAGCTGCTGCGCTGATTCATTCAGTAACAAACAGGCAAGTGCTGAAGCTGAACAGGTATTGCCAATGCCCATTTCACCTGCAACAAAAATATCGCTTCCCTGCGCTTTTGCGAGATCAGCACTATTTTTACCCAGTTCAAGCGCGGCAAGGCATTCTTGCTCAGTCATGGCTGTTTGTTGTGCAAAATTAGCTGTACCAGCTCGAATACAATGACGCTCAACACCCACATAATCATAGGCATCACCCACAGTACCGCAATCAATAACTTGTAAATGTGCTTGATGATGTTTGGCAATCACACTTATTGCTGCACCACCCGATGCAAAATTTTGCAACATTTGACGAGTTACTGCTTGAGGATGGGCTGAAATATTTTCTGCCACAACACCATGATCACCAGCAAAAATAGTAATCCAAGGTTTATTAATTTTAGGGAAAACCGTTTTTTGTAAAGCAGATAAATTAATCGCAATTTGCTCTAAATCACCCAATGCACCTGTTGGCTTGGTCAATTGAAGTTGACGTTGCTCAGCTTGTTGTTTTACATCTAGATCAGGTTGTTGTACTGCGGCTAAAAACCATTGCGCTTGTTCAGTCATATTATTTCTCATCTTTTAAAATAATTGGAAAACCTGCCACACAGAACACCACTTTATTTGCCAACTGCCCTAAAGCTTGATGTAAACGTCCTGCTTCATCCACAAATCGACGGCTAATTTCCCCCATAGGAACGACACCCAGTCCAGTTTCGTTACTCACTAAAATAATATGTGATTTGAGTTGGGGTAATAGGTTTAAAAATTTCTCTGTTTGCTGCTGTTGTAATTCAGCATGATCGGATAACAATAAATTGGTGAGCCATAAGGTCAAACAATCCACCAAGATCACTTGATTCTCTTGATCTAATTGCAACAGTTGATCCGCAAGAAAAATAGGTTCTTCACACAATTGCCAATCATCAGGACGTTGTTGTTGATGATGCGCAATACGCTGCTGCATTTCTGTATCTAAGGACTGCGCCGTTGCAATATAAATGACAGATAAACCTGTCTCTTTGGCTGTTTGTTCTGCCAAACGACTTTTACTTGAGCGCGCCCCACCTAAAATCAGTTGCAACATATCTAACCTAGTTCAATTTGCTGATAAGGATACAGGAATCCTTGTAAAATCTGTGCCTTATAATAGCCAAAAGTCAGTTTTTTGACCTCAATATTTATAGTTTTTATCGAATGCTGTTGTATCCGTTCAAGTACAATATCACTCAGCCAAGCTTCACGATACAAGCCTAAAGTAATATGCGGACAATATTCGAGTGCCGCAATTTCTCCAGATAGTTGAGCAAATTGTTGACGAATTTGAGCCAGTACATGATCTTTATCTTTGATATGCAAGAATAAAGCACTGCTAAAACTATCAATCTGGGTGATTTCTAGTTCAAATGGCTTTAACTGCAATTGTTTAACCAAGTCGATCTGTCGATTTAATTGTGCAATTTGGAAATCATCATCATATTTCTTAACATCTGCTGTCAAAAAACCGCAAACAAACAAGGTAATGTGATATTGGCGCTGATTTGATGGGATGAGAAGATTTGAAAATGGTGTTCTGACCTGATCTAGATACCGAATCAATTCAGGTTGATCAATTTCGATATACCACAGTCCGTAGTCTGAACGACCATGATGCCATTCAGGATAATCTCGCAGTTCAGTTGCAATCAGTTGAGTAGATGCTTGTAATAACACAACGTCGACAACATGTTTAAAGTTGTACTATTCAAACACAAATCAATTAAAACATTAAAGTTCTTTTCAATATTTCATTTCAAACAGACTCCGACTTGGTTTCCCCAAACGTCGCGTTAAACGCTAAATCGACATCGGCTAATTCATGTTGAATACCTTGATAAAGCTGATCTAACAACTGTTTCTTTTGAGTTTCGGTCACATCCATGTAGGCGATATTTTTTTGAATGTGTTGAACAATCAATATTTCGTCTAATTCAAGTATCTTCAAAGCATAGGCATATCCATAAATTGCCCCATTTAAGAGATTTTGATCAGGCAACTGTTGTTGAATATGGTTCTCTAAACTTCCTAAAACACGCTCATTAAAATTAAGCTTTTTTAACGGCTCTCTTGCAACACGTTCACACGGATCTTTATAAGCAGATCGACATGAGTTTAAAAAACTTTCAGCCATTCGATCCAATTGCTTTTTTTGATTTGGGATTAAATTAGCTAAACCTAATTTAACTTCATCAACCAGTCTTTCAGCATATTGTCGAACTGCTAAATCAGCCATTGCAATACCAATCGTCTCATGCCCATTTAAACTGGCATACCAAGCAAGCATGGCATGACAACCATTCCACAAACGATTTTTAATGATTTGAATATCCGCAATCTGATCAACCAGAATCATTTGACGCATTTTATGAAGTAATGGACTGCGATTCTCTACATAAATTGGCATATCCGTTTCGCTATGAAACAAAATTAAGTCCATATTCTGTAGGAACTGACCGGCCTGGAATTGCCCTTTCATATCGTCTAAGCATGAACTCAGGTGCTGTTCTTGTTGTTCAGTTAAAGCCGTTTCATCTGAGAGTTCAATGCTATCTTCATTTAAATCAGACTGATATTGTTTAAATAATTGGTGTTTGATATTCAGTTGGCGATACAATGCCTGATCTGTAAGTTTAGAAGCCATCCTGTTTACGACCGTATCACAGAAATAATGTTCAGTTAAAATATGCTCAGCAATATCTTCATCTGTTATTTCAAGCAAAGCCTCACGGAGGTGCTTCAGTACCAAATATTTTGCACAAACTTTATTCAACACAATTAATAAAGTAATTGGCTCATCATTTTGTATCTCTTGTGACATAAAACGTGCGAGCAAGCCTTTTGCAATTATTTTTGCTTCAGATGGAATCGCCTGTTCTGGTAAACACAGCGCAATCAAACTCGATTGCATATACATGTCTAACATTTGCTGCTGATCATCCGCATCAATCAC
Proteins encoded in this window:
- the mtlD gene encoding bifunctional mannitol-1-phosphate dehydrogenase/phosphatase, whose product is MLIFHDYPVQGALFDMDGTMFDTERLRFQTLKQASNEFIGQEFSDEYLMQCLGLSAKASEQLAQKFYGTDVPYTAIRKRADEIELAFVRQNGVPIKKGLIQVLERLRKSGLRMAVATSSRRAIAEEYLINANVYKFFDLLVCGDEVEQGKPHPEIFITAAQRLNLQPQHCLMFEDSENGINSASEAGGITILLKDIKEPNDQMLAQTKFYYQDMNECLNALDQYIPEMSMPQLQESFPQSLNQLTVGIHGFGAMGGGYLAQVLSHWDGFTRPQRILASTRNHLYLESVNSFASYSIRYSQCSYDERIENLTVIDADDQQQMLDMYMQSSLIALCLPEQAIPSEAKIIAKGLLARFMSQEIQNDEPITLLIVLNKVCAKYLVLKHLREALLEITDEDIAEHILTEHYFCDTVVNRMASKLTDQALYRQLNIKHQLFKQYQSDLNEDSIELSDETALTEQQEQHLSSCLDDMKGQFQAGQFLQNMDLILFHSETDMPIYVENRSPLLHKMRQMILVDQIADIQIIKNRLWNGCHAMLAWYASLNGHETIGIAMADLAVRQYAERLVDEVKLGLANLIPNQKKQLDRMAESFLNSCRSAYKDPCERVAREPLKKLNFNERVLGSLENHIQQQLPDQNLLNGAIYGYAYALKILELDEILIVQHIQKNIAYMDVTETQKKQLLDQLYQGIQHELADVDLAFNATFGETKSESV